The Vicia villosa cultivar HV-30 ecotype Madison, WI linkage group LG1, Vvil1.0, whole genome shotgun sequence genome includes a region encoding these proteins:
- the LOC131644955 gene encoding L-type lectin-domain containing receptor kinase VII.1-like has protein sequence MVGHKNSHRFHHILLLLSSTFFLLFTSTSSIDFIFNSFNSSTISLFGNSTIDSHILTLTHHQTFSIGRALYPHKIPTKNSSSSSSHVYSFSTSFIFSMAPFKDTLPGHGLVFIFTPLKGIQGTSSAQHLGLFNLTNNGDSNNHVFGVEFDVFMNQEFEDINDNHVGIDVNSLTSVVSHDAGFWIDDAKSGKDQIFKKLVLNNGENYQVWIDYGDSLMNVSMAKSGMKKPVKPLLNVSVNLSDVFEDEMFVGFTSSTGQLVQSHKILAWSFSNTNFSFSDEIITIGLPSFVLPKDSIFESKRFVAGFSVGVLFIVCVLVMLVMFLVQVKRKREKRRSEMEDWEMEYWPHRMSYEEVKRSTKGFSEENVIGVGGNGKVYKGVLRGGVVIAVKNISHENNGVREFLAEVSTLGRLKQRNLVGLRGWCKKNAGNFMLVYDYMENGSLDKRVFCDYDNERKMLNFEDRIRILKDVAYAVLYLHEGWEVKVVHRDIKASNVLLDKDMNGKLGDFGLARLQNHGQVARTTKLVGTVGYMAPEVIKTGRASTHTDVYMFGILILEVMCGRRPLEDGKPGLVEFVWKLLEQGELVCALDERVRAKGEFSLQELERVLHLGLLCAYPEPKSRPSMRQVVNVLEGRNEGGEESENMDSCLLQQLKSRDILSEYSLYFGYAAHPTFHDVPQISSTSVTWSGPLVEGR, from the coding sequence ATGGTTGGACACAAAAACTCTCATAGATTTcatcatattcttcttcttctctcatcAACTTTCTTCCTTCTCTTCACCTCAACCTCCTCCATAGATTtcatcttcaactctttcaattcCTCAACCATCTCCCTCTTCGGAAACTCCACAATCGATTCTCATATCCTAACTCTCACACACCACCAAACCTTCTCCATAGGTCGTGCTCTTTACCCTCACAAAATCCCAACAAAAAActcctcatcttcttcttctcatgTCTACTCTTTCTCCACCTCCTTCATCTTCTCCATGGCACCTTTCAAAGACACACTTCCAGGCCATGGTTTAGTCTTCATCTTCACACCTCTCAAAGGCATACAAGGAACAAGCTCAGCTCAACATCTTGGTCTTTTCAACCTCACCAACAACGGAGATTCGAATAACCATGTTTTCGGTGTTGAGTTTGATGTTTTCATGAACCAGGAGTTTGAAGACATCAATGATAACCATGTCGGAATTGATGTAAATTCTCTTACATCTGTTGTTTCTCATGATGCTGGGTTTTGGATTGATGATGCAAAAAGTGGAAAAGATCAGATTTTTAAGAAACTGGTGTTGAATAATGGTGAGAATTATCAGGTTTGGATTGATTATGGAGATTCTTTGATGAATGTTTCGATGGCGAAATCGGGTATGAAGAAACCTGTTAAGCCTTTGTTGAATGTTTCTGTTAATTTGTCTGATGTTTTTGAAGATGAGATGTTTGTTGGATTTACTAGCTCAACTGGGCAATTAGTACAAAGTCATAAAATCTTGGCTTGGAGTTTTAGCAATACTAATTTTTCATTTAGTGATGAGATTATTACTATTGGTTTACCGTCTTTTGTTCTTCCGAAAGATTCGATTTTTGAGTCGAAACGGTTTGTTGCAGGGTTTAGTGTAGGAGTTTTGTTCATTGTTTGTGTTTTGGTTATGTTGGTGATGTTTTTGGTTCAggtgaagagaaagagagagaaaaggaGAAGTGAAATGGAGGATTGGGAGATGGAGTATTGGCCGCATAGAATGTCGTATGAAGAAGTTAAACGCTCGACGAAAGGTTTCTCGGAGGAGAATGTGATTGGTGTTGGTGGAAATGGGAAGGTCTATAAGGGTGTTTTAAGAGGAGGAGTCGTGATTGCGGTGAAGAATATTTCTCATGAGAATAATGGTGTGAGAGAGTTTCTTGCAGAAGTTTCGACTCTTGGAAGGTTGAAGCAAAGGAATTTAGTAGGGTTGAGAGGTTGGTGCAAGAAAAATGCTGGAAATTTCATGTTGGTTTATGACTATATGGAGAATGGAAGTTTAGACAAAAGAGTGTTTTGTGATTATGATAATGAGAGAAAGATGTTAAATTTTGAAGATAGAATAAGGATTCTTAAAGATGTTGCTTATGCTGTTTTGTATTTGCATGAAGGATGGGAAGTGAAAGTGGTGCATAGGGATATCAAGGCTAGTAATGTTTTACTTGATAAAGATATGAATGgaaagttaggtgattttggtTTAGCTAGGCTGCAAAACCATGGACAAGTAGCTAGAACGACGAAGTTGGTTGGAACGGTCGGTTACATGGCTCCTGAAGTGATCAAAACGGGCCGAGCTTCAACTCATACCGATGTTTACATGTTCGGTATCTTGATTTTGGAGGTCATGTGTGGGAGGAGACCGTTGGAAGACGGTAAACCGGGTTTGGTTGAGTTTGTTTGGAAACTTTTGGAGCAAGGGGAGCTTGTGTGTGCACTTGATGAGAGGGTGAGGGCTAAGGGGGAGTTTAGTTTGCAGGAATTGGAGAGAGTGTTGCATTTGGGTTTGTTGTGTGCTTATCCGGAGCCTAAGTCTAGGCCAAGTATGAGACAAGTGGTGAATGTTTTGGAAGGGAGGAATGAGGGAGGTGAAGAGTCGGAGAATATGGATAGTTGTTTGTTGCAACAGTTGAAGTCAAGGGATATTTTGTCTGAGTATTCTTTGTATTTTGGTTATGCAGCACACCCAACTTTTCATGATGTTCCTCAAATTTCCTCAACATCTGTTACTTGGTCTGGACCTTTAGTTGAAGGTAGGTGA
- the LOC131623600 gene encoding 3-ketoacyl-CoA synthase 10-like, whose protein sequence is MSNESEEFSTEISQRGAESNGPISFLVKVRPRMPDFLSSVNLKYVKLGYGYLINHRSYLLLAPLLTAILINHLGKFTMEDLFVKYSITEGLFISGVLLLMLYIYIDSTSRSTYLIDFSCYRPSNDYKISKEEFIELAKTSGNFNESAIKFQEQVLRKSGIGDETYLPKSVFRPGYTSSLKEGREELSMVMFGAIKNLLATTKVKPKDIKILIVNCGILNTTPSISSMVINHFKLRPDIRSFNLGGMGCAAGITAIDFAKDLLDAYPGSYALVVSTEAVSYSWYSGNEYDMLLPNCFFRMGASAVLLSNYRLDRWRAKYELKQLVRTHKGMDNKSYKSIHQREDNEGKKGLSISKDVIEVGGNALKANITTLGPLVLPISEQLHFFTNLLFKKKKTKPCIPDFKLAFEHVCALATSKKVLDEIQKNLELNEEYMEASRKTLERFGNTSSSSNWYELAYLEFNKRIKKGDRVCQIAFGSGFMCNSVVWKALRNVGKPKQSPWIEDDN, encoded by the exons ATGTCAAATGAAAGTGAAGAATTTTCCACAGAAATTTCACAAAGGGGTGCAGAAAGCAATGGTCCAATTTCATTCTTGGTTAAAGTACGGCCCAGAATGCCAGATTTTCTTAGTTCTGTTAATCTAAAATATGTGAAATTGGGCTATGGTTATCTTATTAACCATCGCTCTTATTTACTATTGGCACCCCTTCTGACTGCAATCTTGATTAACCATCTTGGAAAATTCACTATGGAAGATCTCTTTGTGAAATATAGCATCACTGAGGGTTTGTTTATTTCAGGAGTTTTGTTACTTATGCTCTATATTTATATTGATTCTACATCACGTTCTACATATTTGATCGATTTCTCATGTTATCGACCTTCAAATGATTACAAG ATCTCTAAGGAAGAGTTCATTGAGTTAGCAAAAACATCAGGAAATTTCAATGAATCCGCCATTAAATTTCAAGAACAAGTTCTCAGAAAATCAGGTATAGGAGATGAAACGTACTTGCCAAAATCAGTTTTTCGCCCTGGTTACACGTCATCATTAAAAGAAGGCAGAGAAGAACTATCAATGGTGATGTTTGGTGCAATTAAGAACCTTCTTGCAACCACAAAAGTAAAACCAAAAGACATCAAAATCCTTATAGTAAACTGTGGAATATTGAACACAACTCCATCAATCTCATCAATGGTGATAAACCATTTCAAGCTTAGGCCCGATATTCGTAGCTTTAACCTTGGTGGTATGGGTTGTGCAGCGGGAATCACAGCTATTGATTTTGCTAAAGACCTTCTTGATGCTTATCCAGGATCTTATGCATTGGTAGTTAGCACAGAAGCTGTTAGCTATTCATGGTATAGTGGAAATGAGTATGACATGCTTCTTCCTAATTGCTTCTTTAGAATGGGAGCTTCGGCCGTCTTGCTCTCAAATTATCGACTGGACAGATGGCGCGCTAAGTATGAACTCAAACAG CTAGTCAGAACACACAAAGGAATGGACAACAAAAGCTACAAAAGCATACATCAAAGAGAAGACAATGAGGGAAAGAAAGGACTTTCAATAAGCAAAGATGTGATTGAAGTTGGAGGCAATGCACTAAAAGCCAACATCACAACACTTGGTCCACTAGTACTACCTATTTCAGAACAACTTCACTTCTTCACAAACTTACTCttcaagaaaaagaaaacaaagccaTGCATTCCTGATTTCAAGCTAGCTTTTGAGCATGTATGTGCATTGGCAACAAGCAAGAAAGTGTTGGACGAGATACAAAAGAATTTGGAGTTGAATGAGGAGTACATGGAAGCATCAAGGAAGACATTAGAGAGATTTGGTAACACTTCAAGTAGTAGTAATTGGTATGAACTTGCATATCTTGAGTTCAATAAAAGGATTAAGAAAGGTGATAGAGTTTGTCAGATAGCTTTTGGGTCTGGATTTATGTGTAATAGTGTTGTTTGGAAAGCACTTAGGAATGTTGGGAAGCCTAAACAAAGTCCTTGGATTGAGGATGATAATTGA